From Cryptosporangium minutisporangium:
CCGCAGGTCCAGCCGGGTCCGCTCGAGTTCGAGCAGCTCACCGGAGGACAGGTACACGGTGATCTTCTCATCGTGCCGCTGCCTGCCGCTCGGAGTCCGCGGCGACGCGCGGATCGGAGTGACCTCTGCGGGCGGGGTCGACCGGGACGGTGCCGGTCGCGGCGTCGCCGGCCGCGCCGCCGCCGCGGGCGTCCCGCCGATCACCTCGACCGTGCTCGCCCCGGATGACGTCGTCATCCGGAACAGCTCGGAAGCGCCGGGGAGTTGAACCCGCCGCCTCACCTGGCGAGCACCTCGCGGGCCAGGGCCCGATAGGCCTTGGCACCGCCGGACCCGGGAGCCCAGGTCGTGATCGGCTCACCGGCGACCGTCGTCTCCGGGAACCGGACGGTACGCGAGATCACCGTGTCGTACACCTTGTCGCCGAACGCCTCCACAACGCGGGAGAGTACCTGGCGAGAGTGGACGGTGCGCGAGTCGTACATGGTTGCCAGAATTCCGTCGAGCTCGAGGTCCGGATTGAGCCGGTCCTTCACCTTCTCGATGGTGTCGATCAGCATGGCCAGACCGCGGAGGCTGAAGAACTCGCACTCGAGCGGAACGATCACGCCGTGCGCCGCCGTGAGGGCGTTGACCGTCAGCAGACCCAGCGAGGGCTGGCAGTCGATCAGGATGTAGTCGTACTCGTCGCGTACCTGCCGCAGCGCACGGTCGAGCGTCTGTTCCCGGGCCACCTCGCTGACCAGCTGCACCTCGGCCGCCGACAGGTCGATGTTGGACGGCAGTAAGTCGAGACCGGTGACGTTCGTCTTGACCAGCACGTCTTCGGTGCGGATGCCGGACTGCATCAGGAGGTTGTAGACGGTCAGCTCGAGGTCGTAGGCGTTCACGCCGAGCCCGACCGAGAGCGCGCCCTGCGGATCGAAGTCGACCAGCAGCACCCGCTGGTCGCACTCGGCCAGCGCGGCGCCGAGGTTGATCGTGCTGGTGGTCTTGCCCACGCCGCCCTTCTGGTTGCAGAGCGCGATCACTCGGGCGGGGCCGTGCCCGCTCTTGGCCTGGAGGCTCTCGTCCGGCCGGCGGGCACGCCGCGGCTCGTTGACGATGCCCAAGGTCGCCAGGTCGAGGGTGGCCTGCTCCAGAGCGCCCGAGTCGTCGCTCATCACCGGGTTCGTTGACATCTCACCAGCTCCCGCCGCGTCCGCCTCGCCCCCTGCGGACGAGTCCCCCATGTGCACAACGTTGAACTCCTCCAGCCGTCCGGCGGGGTCGAGTGACCTCAACGGACGCCGGTCGGAAAGGAATTCGGGTGCGACGGCAGAGTCCGCCGAACTTGCCGTGAACCCTAGGGACCTGGTGGGGCCAAAGCAAAGATTGTCGATAAACCTGCAAGTCGCTCGGCGTGTCGCTGCCGCGCCGCAACCGTGGGCTGCGTTCCGGGCCCTCCTATGCGGACGCGACGGTGATCGGACCGACGTCGACCCGGACGTCCACCGCCCTGGGTGAGGCCGGGCCGCGCGGCACCGACACGTCGGTCTCGCCGACGGTCGTGTGGGTCCGCACGGCGTAGTCGTCGCTCGCGGGCAGCTTCACCGAGACGGCGCCGGTGCCGGTGGTCACCGCGACCCGCTCCGGGGCCTGCCGGTACCGCAGGTCGACGTCGCCGACCTCCACCCGGACGTCCGCCCGGCTGCTCGCGGCTTGCCGGGCGGTGACCTGGCCGGCGTCGAGCGAGAGGTCGAGGTCGCCGGTGAGGCCCGTGGTCTCGACGGTGCCCGCGTCGATCTCGACCACGACCCGGGTGTCGGCAGGCAGCGTGACCCGGTAGCGCACGCGGCACGCCTCGCCCACGGTGCAGCCGGGGGACTCGAGTCGCAACGTGCCGCCGGTCAGGCGATGGCTGGTCGCGGGGGCGCTGCCGTTGTACCGGACCACCTCGTCGACGACGACCGGTCCGCGCCCCGGCACGACGTCGAGGTCGACGGCCGCTCCGGTGACCGACAGCGTGTGCACGTCGCCCTGCACCTCGTACCGCTGGGTGGCCTTCTCGGTGAGCAGCCAGTCGCACCCTCCGGTCAGCGCCACCGACGGCCGCCAACCCGGCCACGACCCCGACCCGCCTCGCTCCTCGCGCGCCCATCGCCCGACCTCCTCGCGTCGGCCTTCAGCCTCGCGAGAAACGCCGCGTGTTCCATCCGGCGTGTCCCCCGGCTTCCCCCCGGTTCCCACCCCGAGAAACCCCTGACTACGCCTGCCTGGCCGGCCCCGCGCCCCTCCGCGACCGACGCGCGCACGATCCGCCGGGACGCCCCGCTCCCCCGTAGCTGGTTGCGGACCCACCCTCCAGCCGCTGGGGGTGTGCAGGGCGTGCACGGCCCGCCGAGGGGCGAGCCTGACGGCCGCGCGCAAGGCCTTGAGACAACAGCCAGGTCGCGGCGGCCTCGCGCGCGGACGCCAGCCTCGCCCTCGGCGGGCTCCACCGCCGTAGCAATCAAACAGTGCAAACGCGCCTGGTGGCGCTACAGAGCGCGGGGGTGGGCGAGTGTGTAGGCCTCGCGGAGTCTCTCCGCGGTGACCAGCGTGTAGATCTGGGTCGTGGCCACCGACGCGTGCCCGAGCAGCTCCTGGACCACCCGCACGTCGGCGCCGCCGTCGAGCAGGTGCGTCGCGAACGAGTGCCGCAGCGTGTGCGGCGAGACCCGGCCGGCCAGCCCGGCCCGCTCGGCCGCCGCACCGAGGATCCCCCAGGCGCCCTGCCGGGACAGCCGCCCGCCGCGGGCGTTCAGGAACAGCGCCGGGGTGCCGCGGCCCGCGGTGGCCAGGGCCGGACGGGCGCGCACCAGGTAGGCCTCGAGCGCGCGGCGGGCGTACGAGCCGACCGGCACCAGCCGAGCCCGGTCGCCCTTGCCGGTCAGCGTCACGGTGTCGCGCTCGTCGTCCGCGGCCTGGACGTCGTCGACCGCGAGCCCGACCGCCTCGGAGATGCGCGCGCCGGTGCCGTAGAGCAGTTCGAGCAGCGCTCGGTCCCGGAGCGCGCGCGGCGTGTCGGTGCCGGTGTCCACCGCGTCCGGCGCCGGGCCCGCCGCGTCCAGCAGCCGTTCGACGTCGGAGAGCGGCAGCGCCTTGGGCAGCCGGCGCGCCGGCGTCGGGGGCCGGACCTCCCGCGCCGGATCGGATCCGGCGCGCCCGTCGCGGACCGCGAAGCGGTGCAGCCCGCGCACCGCCACCACCGCCCGGGCCGCGGACGACGCGGCGAGCGGCGGGTGCTCCTCGTCGCCGGCCCGCAGCCCGGCCAGGAAGTCACCGACGTCGCGCTCCCCGACGCGCTCCAGCCCGTCGATGCCCCGGGTGGTCAGGAACTCGACGTAGCGGCCCAGATCGCGGCGGTAGGCCAGCAGCGTGTTCCGGGCCAGGCCGCGCTCGACCGCGAGGTGGTCGAGGTAACCCCGGACGGCCCGCTGCAGCGCTTCCACGCGGGCAGAGGCTACGCGAGCACCTCGGCGAGCGGCAGGACCTGCCGGCCGTGCGCGGCCGCCACCGGCTCGGAGACGACCTGGCCGTCGAACGTGTTGAGGCCGAGCGCGAGCGCCGGATCGGCCCGCAGCGCGTCCCTCCAGCCCTTGTCGGCCAGCTGCAGCACGTACGGCAGCGTGACGTTGGTCAGCGCGTACGTGGAGGTGTGCGGTACCGCGCCCGGCATGTTCGCGACGCAGTAGAACACCGACTCGTGCACCCGGTAGGTCGGGTCGGCATGGGTGGTCGGACGCGAGTCCTCGAAGCAGCCGCCCTGGTCGATCGCGATGTCGACGAGCACGCTGCCCGGCTTCATCTCGGCGACCATCGCGTTCGACACGAGCTTCGGTGCCCGGGCCCCCGCGACCAGCACCGCGCCGATCACCAGGTCGGCGTCGGTCACCGCGCGCTCGATCTCGTAGCTGTTGGACGCGACGGTCTGCAGGTGCCCCTGGTAGATCCGGTCGGCGGCGCGCAGTTTGTTCAGGTCGGTGTCGAGCAGCAGCACCTCGGCCTGCATGCCGAGTGCGATCGCGGCCGCGTTCATCCCGGAGACGCCCGCCCCGATGACGACGACCTTCGCGGCGTAGACGCCGGACACCCCGCCCATCAGGGTGCCGCGACCGCCGCCGGACCGCATCAGGTGGTACGCGCCGACCTGGGGCGCGAGCCGTCCGGCGACCTCGCTCATCGGCGCCAGCAGCGGCAGCGAGCGGTCGGCCAGCTCGACCGTCTCGTACGCGATGCCGGTGATCTTCCGGTCGACCAGCGCGTCGGTGCACTCGCGGGACGCGGCCAGGTGCAGGTAGGTGAAGAGCGTCTGGCCGGGCCGCATCCGGTCGTACTCCTCTCCGATCGGCTCCTTCACCTTGAGCACGAGGTCGGCGTCGCCCCAGACGGCGTCCGGCCCGTCGACGATCCGGGCGCCCGCGGCGGCGAAATCCGCGTCCGCCAGCGACGAGCCCAGCCCTGCGCCGGCCTCGAGGACGACCTCGTGGCCGTGCCGGACCAGTTCCTGCGCGCCGGCCGGCGTCAGCGCGACGCGGTACTCGTGGTTCTTGACCTCTGCCGGGACACCGATCTTCACAACCGTCCACCTGTCCTTCCAACGCGCGCCGTGCGACATCGTTGAGTCGGTAAACGATGACGATCAGCGATGCGGCCTCGATCCATGGTTGGAATTCCCGAGGATAAACGACGCAAGTCACCCCTCATTAGGCGACAAAACGGGCACAAATTAACCGGTGTCGCCTACCCGATCGTGCAGTGCACTCGAAGCCCACTACGCTGCGGCGCCATGACCTACTCTCCACCTCCTGGCCAGTACCCCGGCGGGCAGCCGGGCGGCTACCCCGGCGGTCAGCCGGGCTACGGCGCCGTCGACCCGGCGACCGGCCTTCCCTACTCCGACAAGACGAAGCTCATCGCAGGCCTGCTCGGCATCCTGCTCGGTAGCTTCGGCGCCGGTCGGTTCTACACCGGCCACACCGGCATCGCGATCGCGCAGATCGCGGCCACGTGGCTCACCTGCGGGCTCGGCGCCATCTGGCCGCTGATCGACGGGATCATGATCCTCGTCAACGGCGGTACGGACGCCCAGGGCCGCCCGCTCCGCCCGAACTGAGCAGTACCGTCCCCAGCGGCGCGAGCCCTACCTAGGNTAGGGCTCGCGGCGCTCTACCTTTCCCCCGCCTTCCGCGGGACGCCCCGAGGGCTACACCCGGTCGGGGCGGGCTCGCCAGGGCGCGTCCGGGCCACGCAGCCCTCGCCACTCCCGCGCCCGCGCCGCGGCCGCCGCGAGGACACCGGCCGCCGCGGCCGCGTTCTCGATCTCCCCGGCCAGCGCCATGTCGACCGCCTCGTCGAGCGGAAACCACCGGGTCGTCATCGTGGCCTCCTCGCCGGTGCGGGTGTGCCGCTCGCCCTCGGGCACCGCCGAGAGACCCCGCGCCAGGTAGAGCCGGATCGACTCGTTGCTCGCCCCCGGCGTCGTCAGCAGGTCGACCAGCACGTCGTACCGCGCCGCCCGCAGATCCGCCTCCTCGGCCAGCTCGCGGGCGGCGGTCAGCACGGCCGCCTCGCCCTCGACGTCGAGCAGGCCGGCCGGCAACTCCCAGAGCTCCCGGCCGACCGGGTGCCGGTACTGGTGGACCAGGAGCACCCGCTCTGAGGAGTCCACCGCCACGACCCCCACCGCCCCGGGGTGGATCACCCAGTCGCGGACGGCCGTGCCGCCGTCGGGCATCGTGACCTCGTCGCTGACGACCGAGATCACCTTGCCGGCGAACTGGTCCTTGCGCGCCACCAGCTCGTAGGTCACGTCAGCGCACCGGCGGCCGTGTCGCCGACCGGCACCTCGACCGGCAACCGACCCGCGTTGTTGTAGTCCAGCGCCGCGGCCACGAACGACCGGAACAATGGGTGCGCCCGGGTCGGCCGGGACTTGAACTCCGGGTGCGCCTGGGTCGCGACGAAGTAGGGGTGCTGCTCGCGGTCGAGCTCGATGAACTCCACCAGCGTACCGTCCGGCGAGGTTCCGGAGAACTCCAGCCCGACCGCGGTGAGCTGCTTGCGGTAGGCGTTGTTCACCTCGTACCGGTGCCGGTGCCGCTCGCTCACCGACGTGCTCCCGTAGGCCTCCGCGACGACGCTCCCTGGCGTCAGCGCCGCCGGGTAGGCGCCCAGCCGCATCGTGCCGCCCATGTCCCGGTCACCCGCGACGACGTCCTTCTGGTCGGCCATCGTCGAGATCACCGGGTGCGGTGCGTCCGGCGTGAACTCGGTCGAGTCCGCGCCCTCCAGCTTCGCCAGCGACCGCGCCACCTCGATCACCATGCACTGCAGCCCGAGGCACAGGCCCAGCGTCGGGATGCGGTTCTGGCGCGCGTACCGGATCGCGCCGAGCTTGCCCTCGATGCCGCGGACGCCGAACCCACCCGGGATCAGCACGCCGTCGACGTCGGCCAGGGCGGCCGCCGCACCGGCCGGGGTCGCGCACCGGTCGGCCGGGACCCACCGGATGTCGATCTTCGCGTAGTTCGCGATGCCGCCCGCGCGCAGCGCCTCGGTCACCGAGAGGTACGCGTCCGGCAGGTCGATGTACTTGCCGACCAGCGCGATCGTCACCTGGTGGTGCGGGCGGTGCACCCGGTCGAGCAGGTCGTCCCAGCTCGTCCAGTCGACGTCCCGGAACGGGAGGTTGAGCCGGCGTACGACGAACGCGTCGAGCCCCTCGCGGTGCAGCACCTTCGGGATGTCGTAGATCGACGCGGCGTCCGAGGCCGAGACCACCGCGTCGGCGTCGACGTCACACATCAGGCTGATCTTGCGCTTCAGCGCCTCCGGGATCTCCCGGTCCGACCGGCAGACGATCGCGTCCGGCTGGATACCGATGTTGCGCAGCGCCGCCACCGAGTGCTGGGTGGGCTTGGTCTTCAGCTCACCGCTGGGCGCCAGGTAGGGCACGAGCGAGACGTGCAGGAACAGGCACCGGTCCCGGCCGACGTCGTGCCGCACCTGGCGGATCGCTTCCAGGAACGGGAGCGACTCGATGTCACCGACGGTGCCGCCGACCTCGGTGATCACCACGTCCGGGACGACACCGTCCGGACCGGCCGCGGCCATGCCGCGGATCCGCTCCTTGATCTCGTTCGTGATGTGCGGGATCACCTGGACGGTGTCCCCCAGGTACTCGCCGCGGCGCTCCTTGGCGATCACCCGGCTGTACACCTGGCCGGTGGTGACGTTGGCGTTCGCCCGCAACTGGGTGTCGAGGAAGCGCTCGTAGTGGCCGACGTCGAGGTCGGTCTCGGCCCCGTCCTCGGTGACGAACACCTCGCCGTGCTGGAAGGGGTTCATCGTGCCGGGGTCGACGTTGAGGTACGGATCCAGCTTCTGCATGACAACCCGCAGCCCGCGCGCGCTGAGCAAATTGCCCAGGCTGCTCGCGGTCAGGCCTTTGCCGAGCGAGGATGCGACTCCCCCGGTGACGAAGACGTGCGTGGTCGCCTGCGACGACAGCGACAAGGGGACTCCCGCGGTAATGGCGCGGCCTGGTGGCCCGCGCGCCCACGGAATTTCACGGTAACACGTCCGCAGGGGCACCTGCGGAGCGTGTGGGCGTGTCCGCCGCTTTCCCGCCGCCCTTTTCACCCTCGGTTGTCGCCTGGTCGCTCTCGTCTGTTTCCTGTCCGTTCGCCCTCTCGACGTCGTCCCCAGCCTCGTTTCTGCCGAACTTCGACGTCGGGGACGGCCGCAGCCAGGCCGCCACCGCAGCGGGGAGCGCGACCAGTGCCGCGTTCACCGGAACCGCGATACCGGAGTCGTTGACGGCGAACCCGAGCAGACCGAGCACCACGACGACCTGCAGCCCGGTCCGTAGACCCGGGTGGGCGCGGTAGGTGGCGCGCAGGCCCGGCGACGGGCGGAACACCCGGTACGCGGCGATCGCCAGCAGGATCGCCGCAGCGACCGTGTGCGGCCCGGCGAACAGCAGGTCGAGGTTCGCGCGG
This genomic window contains:
- a CDS encoding DUF4097 family beta strand repeat-containing protein, which gives rise to MALTGGCDWLLTEKATQRYEVQGDVHTLSVTGAAVDLDVVPGRGPVVVDEVVRYNGSAPATSHRLTGGTLRLESPGCTVGEACRVRYRVTLPADTRVVVEIDAGTVETTGLTGDLDLSLDAGQVTARQAASSRADVRVEVGDVDLRYRQAPERVAVTTGTGAVSVKLPASDDYAVRTHTTVGETDVSVPRGPASPRAVDVRVDVGPITVASA
- a CDS encoding TM2 domain-containing protein — its product is MTYSPPPGQYPGGQPGGYPGGQPGYGAVDPATGLPYSDKTKLIAGLLGILLGSFGAGRFYTGHTGIAIAQIAATWLTCGLGAIWPLIDGIMILVNGGTDAQGRPLRPN
- a CDS encoding site-specific tyrosine recombinase XerD is translated as MEALQRAVRGYLDHLAVERGLARNTLLAYRRDLGRYVEFLTTRGIDGLERVGERDVGDFLAGLRAGDEEHPPLAASSAARAVVAVRGLHRFAVRDGRAGSDPAREVRPPTPARRLPKALPLSDVERLLDAAGPAPDAVDTGTDTPRALRDRALLELLYGTGARISEAVGLAVDDVQAADDERDTVTLTGKGDRARLVPVGSYARRALEAYLVRARPALATAGRGTPALFLNARGGRLSRQGAWGILGAAAERAGLAGRVSPHTLRHSFATHLLDGGADVRVVQELLGHASVATTQIYTLVTAERLREAYTLAHPRAL
- the ald gene encoding alanine dehydrogenase, with translation MKIGVPAEVKNHEYRVALTPAGAQELVRHGHEVVLEAGAGLGSSLADADFAAAGARIVDGPDAVWGDADLVLKVKEPIGEEYDRMRPGQTLFTYLHLAASRECTDALVDRKITGIAYETVELADRSLPLLAPMSEVAGRLAPQVGAYHLMRSGGGRGTLMGGVSGVYAAKVVVIGAGVSGMNAAAIALGMQAEVLLLDTDLNKLRAADRIYQGHLQTVASNSYEIERAVTDADLVIGAVLVAGARAPKLVSNAMVAEMKPGSVLVDIAIDQGGCFEDSRPTTHADPTYRVHESVFYCVANMPGAVPHTSTYALTNVTLPYVLQLADKGWRDALRADPALALGLNTFDGQVVSEPVAAAHGRQVLPLAEVLA
- a CDS encoding AAA family ATPase produces the protein MSTNPVMSDDSGALEQATLDLATLGIVNEPRRARRPDESLQAKSGHGPARVIALCNQKGGVGKTTSTINLGAALAECDQRVLLVDFDPQGALSVGLGVNAYDLELTVYNLLMQSGIRTEDVLVKTNVTGLDLLPSNIDLSAAEVQLVSEVAREQTLDRALRQVRDEYDYILIDCQPSLGLLTVNALTAAHGVIVPLECEFFSLRGLAMLIDTIEKVKDRLNPDLELDGILATMYDSRTVHSRQVLSRVVEAFGDKVYDTVISRTVRFPETTVAGEPITTWAPGSGGAKAYRALAREVLAR
- a CDS encoding CTP synthase, which encodes MSLSSQATTHVFVTGGVASSLGKGLTASSLGNLLSARGLRVVMQKLDPYLNVDPGTMNPFQHGEVFVTEDGAETDLDVGHYERFLDTQLRANANVTTGQVYSRVIAKERRGEYLGDTVQVIPHITNEIKERIRGMAAAGPDGVVPDVVITEVGGTVGDIESLPFLEAIRQVRHDVGRDRCLFLHVSLVPYLAPSGELKTKPTQHSVAALRNIGIQPDAIVCRSDREIPEALKRKISLMCDVDADAVVSASDAASIYDIPKVLHREGLDAFVVRRLNLPFRDVDWTSWDDLLDRVHRPHHQVTIALVGKYIDLPDAYLSVTEALRAGGIANYAKIDIRWVPADRCATPAGAAAALADVDGVLIPGGFGVRGIEGKLGAIRYARQNRIPTLGLCLGLQCMVIEVARSLAKLEGADSTEFTPDAPHPVISTMADQKDVVAGDRDMGGTMRLGAYPAALTPGSVVAEAYGSTSVSERHRHRYEVNNAYRKQLTAVGLEFSGTSPDGTLVEFIELDREQHPYFVATQAHPEFKSRPTRAHPLFRSFVAAALDYNNAGRLPVEVPVGDTAAGALT
- a CDS encoding NUDIX hydrolase yields the protein MTYELVARKDQFAGKVISVVSDEVTMPDGGTAVRDWVIHPGAVGVVAVDSSERVLLVHQYRHPVGRELWELPAGLLDVEGEAAVLTAARELAEEADLRAARYDVLVDLLTTPGASNESIRLYLARGLSAVPEGERHTRTGEEATMTTRWFPLDEAVDMALAGEIENAAAAAGVLAAAAARAREWRGLRGPDAPWRARPDRV